A single region of the Neisseria zoodegmatis genome encodes:
- a CDS encoding Fis family transcriptional regulator: MKQNIPDIAHCIEQNLKQYFHDLNGETPCAVYDMVLHQVEKPLLECVMAECGGNQSKAAAVLGLNRNTLRKKLVQHGLLEQ; this comes from the coding sequence ATGAAACAGAATATTCCCGACATAGCTCATTGTATCGAGCAAAATCTGAAGCAGTATTTTCATGACCTGAATGGAGAAACACCCTGTGCGGTTTACGATATGGTACTGCATCAGGTTGAAAAACCTTTGCTGGAGTGCGTGATGGCCGAATGCGGCGGCAACCAGTCGAAGGCTGCTGCCGTGTTGGGGCTGAACCGCAATACTCTGCGTAAGAAGCTGGTGCAACACGGATTATTGGAACAATAA
- the purH gene encoding bifunctional phosphoribosylaminoimidazolecarboxamide formyltransferase/IMP cyclohydrolase — protein sequence MATVKRALISLSDKTGVIEFAQALNKLGVEILSTGGTAKMLADAGVPVIEVADYTGFPEMLDGRVKTLHPKIHGGILGRRDLDEHVAKMKEHDIGNIDLVCVNLYPFAATIAKPGCTLEDAIENIDIGGPTMVRSAAKNWKHVAIVTDNGDFQAVIEELQNQNGTLSDKTRFNLSRKAFSHTAQYDGMISNYLTSVSDEKLSGEPEIGEFPAQFNQSWIKVQEMRYGENPHQHAAFYRDVYPAAGSLSAYNQLQGKELSYNNIADADAAWEAVKAFEQPACVIVKHANPCGVAVADSPLNAYKLAFATDTTSAFGGIIAFNREVDADTVEAVTGQFLEVLMAPKFTDKAKEIIAAKKNVRVLEVPLLAGSNRFELKRVGGGLLVQTPDIHRIKREDLKVVSKRQPTEQEWQDLMFVWNVAKFVKSNAIVFGKGGQTYGIGAGQMSRVDSTRIAARKAQDGGFDLNGACAASDAFFPFRDGVDVIAEQGIKAIIHPGGSMRDEEVFAAADEHGIAMVLTGVRHFRH from the coding sequence ATGGCAACTGTAAAACGCGCCCTGATCAGCTTGTCCGACAAAACAGGCGTTATCGAATTTGCCCAAGCCTTAAACAAGCTTGGCGTGGAAATCCTTTCTACCGGCGGCACGGCCAAAATGCTGGCCGATGCCGGCGTGCCCGTGATTGAAGTGGCCGACTATACCGGCTTCCCCGAAATGCTCGACGGCCGTGTGAAAACGCTGCACCCGAAAATTCACGGCGGTATTCTCGGTCGCCGTGATTTAGACGAACACGTTGCCAAAATGAAAGAGCACGATATCGGCAATATCGATTTGGTATGCGTGAACCTCTATCCGTTTGCCGCAACCATTGCCAAACCCGGCTGCACACTGGAAGACGCAATTGAAAACATCGACATCGGCGGCCCGACCATGGTGCGCTCCGCAGCGAAAAACTGGAAACATGTAGCCATCGTAACCGACAACGGCGATTTCCAAGCCGTTATCGAAGAGCTGCAAAACCAGAACGGCACATTGAGCGACAAAACCCGTTTCAACCTTTCGCGCAAAGCCTTCAGCCATACCGCCCAATACGACGGCATGATTTCCAATTATCTGACCAGCGTGTCGGATGAAAAATTATCAGGCGAGCCTGAAATCGGCGAGTTTCCTGCGCAGTTCAACCAAAGCTGGATAAAAGTTCAAGAAATGCGTTACGGCGAAAACCCGCATCAACATGCTGCTTTTTACCGCGACGTTTATCCTGCCGCCGGTAGCTTGAGCGCCTACAACCAATTGCAAGGCAAAGAATTGTCTTACAACAACATTGCCGATGCCGATGCCGCATGGGAAGCTGTTAAAGCATTCGAGCAACCGGCTTGCGTGATTGTAAAACATGCCAACCCTTGCGGCGTTGCCGTGGCCGATTCGCCCCTGAATGCCTATAAGTTGGCTTTTGCTACCGATACCACCAGCGCTTTCGGCGGCATTATTGCGTTTAACCGTGAAGTCGATGCCGACACCGTAGAAGCGGTAACCGGCCAGTTCCTCGAAGTATTGATGGCGCCTAAATTTACCGACAAAGCCAAAGAAATCATCGCCGCCAAGAAAAACGTGCGCGTGTTGGAAGTGCCTCTGCTGGCCGGCTCTAACCGTTTCGAGTTGAAGCGTGTCGGCGGCGGTTTGTTGGTTCAAACCCCCGATATCCACCGCATCAAGCGCGAAGATTTGAAAGTAGTGTCCAAACGCCAGCCGACAGAGCAAGAATGGCAGGATTTGATGTTTGTGTGGAATGTAGCCAAATTTGTGAAATCCAACGCCATCGTATTCGGCAAGGGCGGTCAGACTTACGGCATCGGCGCGGGCCAAATGAGCCGTGTCGATTCCACCCGCATTGCCGCGCGTAAAGCCCAAGACGGCGGTTTTGACCTCAATGGCGCCTGCGCAGCTTCAGACGCATTCTTCCCGTTCCGTGATGGCGTAGATGTGATTGCCGAACAAGGTATCAAAGCGATTATTCATCCCGGCGGCTCGATGCGCGATGAAGAAGTATTTGCCGCCGCAGACGAGCATGGCATCGCCATGGTGCTGACCGGCGTGCGTCATTTCCGCCATTAA
- the rpmB gene encoding 50S ribosomal protein L28 has protein sequence MARVCKVTGKRPMSGNNVSHANNKTKRRFLPNLQSRRFWVESENRWVRLRVSNAALRTIDKVGIDVVLAEMRARGEA, from the coding sequence ATGGCACGAGTTTGCAAAGTGACCGGTAAGCGCCCGATGTCTGGCAATAACGTATCACACGCCAACAACAAAACCAAACGTCGTTTTTTGCCTAACTTGCAATCACGTCGTTTTTGGGTAGAAAGTGAAAACCGCTGGGTTCGCCTGCGCGTATCCAACGCTGCATTGCGCACCATCGACAAAGTAGGCATTGACGTTGTATTGGCCGAAATGCGCGCCCGCGGCGAAGCTTAA
- the rpmG gene encoding 50S ribosomal protein L33, with product MRDKIKLESSAGTGHFYTTTKNKRTMPGKLEIKKFDPVARKHVMYKETKLK from the coding sequence ATGCGCGATAAAATCAAACTGGAATCAAGTGCAGGTACTGGTCACTTTTACACCACTACCAAAAACAAACGCACCATGCCCGGCAAACTGGAAATCAAAAAATTTGACCCGGTAGCCCGTAAGCATGTTATGTACAAAGAAACCAAACTGAAATAA
- the pyrI gene encoding aspartate carbamoyltransferase regulatory subunit encodes MEKKQYSVEAIENGTVIDHIPAGKGLAILRQFKLLHPGNAVTVGFNLPSKTHGSKDIIKISGIHLNEKESNRLALFAPEATVNVIERFQVVEKRHLSLPDTISEVFRCPNPNCASHGEPVKSRFYVKNSGGQTKLKCHYCEKTYSREFVTET; translated from the coding sequence ATGGAAAAAAAACAATACAGCGTAGAAGCGATTGAAAACGGCACAGTAATCGACCATATTCCGGCAGGCAAAGGCTTGGCGATTCTGCGCCAGTTTAAGCTGCTGCATCCCGGCAATGCAGTCACCGTAGGCTTCAACCTCCCCAGTAAAACTCACGGCAGCAAAGACATCATCAAAATTTCAGGCATTCATTTGAATGAAAAAGAATCTAACCGCTTGGCCTTATTCGCACCGGAAGCCACAGTAAACGTTATCGAACGCTTTCAGGTAGTAGAAAAAAGGCATTTGAGCCTACCTGATACAATCAGCGAAGTATTCCGCTGCCCCAACCCCAACTGCGCCAGCCACGGGGAGCCGGTAAAAAGCCGTTTTTATGTGAAAAACAGTGGCGGTCAAACCAAGCTGAAATGCCACTACTGTGAAAAAACTTATTCCCGCGAATTTGTAACTGAGACATAA
- the pyrB gene encoding aspartate carbamoyltransferase codes for MPNLLYRQNVISISDLSTPQLELLLHTALKLKAEPRTDLLKDKLIGSCFFEPSTRTRLSFETAVQRLGGKVIGFADGANTSAKKGETLADTARIISSYTDAIIQRHPKDGAARVLAEFSSVPVINAGDGTNQHPSQTLLDLVTIYETQGRLNNLKVAMCGDLKYGRTVHSLAQALKRWGCEFAFVSPPSLAMPAYITEELDEAGCAYQILPSLEAAIEWADILYMTRVQRERFDEQEFSKIQGKFNLDASMLGNAKENLRILHPLPRIDEIHPNVDSTPYAYYFEQATNGVYARMAILSLILNEEV; via the coding sequence ATGCCCAATTTGCTTTATCGTCAAAATGTCATTTCCATCTCCGATTTAAGTACGCCCCAGCTTGAATTGCTGCTGCACACCGCCCTCAAGCTCAAAGCCGAACCACGCACGGATTTGCTTAAAGACAAATTAATCGGTTCGTGTTTTTTTGAACCTTCAACCCGAACCCGCCTCTCATTCGAAACCGCCGTCCAACGCTTAGGCGGTAAAGTGATCGGCTTTGCCGACGGCGCCAACACCAGCGCCAAAAAAGGAGAAACTCTGGCTGATACGGCACGGATTATCTCCAGCTACACCGATGCGATTATCCAGCGCCACCCTAAAGACGGCGCCGCACGCGTGTTGGCCGAATTTTCCAGCGTGCCCGTTATCAACGCCGGCGACGGCACCAACCAGCATCCGAGCCAAACCCTTTTGGATTTGGTAACGATTTATGAGACCCAAGGCCGTCTGAACAATCTCAAAGTCGCCATGTGCGGCGATTTGAAATACGGCCGCACCGTGCATTCTTTGGCACAAGCATTGAAGCGTTGGGGTTGCGAATTTGCCTTTGTGTCACCGCCAAGCTTAGCCATGCCCGCCTACATTACCGAAGAATTAGACGAAGCAGGCTGCGCATACCAAATTCTGCCCTCTTTGGAAGCCGCTATCGAATGGGCAGACATTCTCTATATGACCCGGGTACAACGGGAACGCTTCGACGAACAGGAGTTTTCCAAGATTCAAGGCAAATTCAATCTTGATGCCTCTATGCTCGGCAACGCAAAAGAAAACCTGCGCATTCTGCATCCGCTGCCGCGCATCGATGAAATCCACCCCAATGTAGACAGCACACCTTATGCTTATTATTTCGAGCAAGCCACCAACGGCGTTTATGCGCGCATGGCGATTTTATCGTTGATTCTGAATGAAGAAGTTTGA
- a CDS encoding lipoprotein signal peptidase, with protein sequence MQNPHLRRISALCAARSFAYLYDMSALTVLLRLELHLHLRILQRLLDKISAIGKTLVSPRAEAVLESCQHQT encoded by the coding sequence TTGCAAAACCCTCATCTGCGGCGCATTTCTGCGTTGTGCGCTGCTCGCTCGTTTGCCTATCTATATGATATGTCTGCACTCACTGTGCTGCTACGCCTTGAACTACATCTACATCTGAGGATTTTGCAAAGGCTTCTAGATAAGATAAGCGCTATCGGAAAAACTTTAGTTTCGCCAAGAGCCGAAGCAGTTTTAGAAAGCTGTCAACATCAAACTTGA
- the accD gene encoding acetyl-CoA carboxylase, carboxyltransferase subunit beta — protein sequence MSWLDKILPPKIKRADKNESSVPEGLWHKCPSCSATLYSTDLQQNLYVCPKCNHHNALSARERLNLLLDESGHEEIGAHVKPTDILKFKDSKKYPDRLTAARKTTGEDDALVVMKGTLNGLPVVVAAFEFRFIGGSMGSVVGERFVQGVRRAVADNCSFICVAASGGARMQEGLNSLMQMTKTSASLHLLTEKKLPFISVLTDPTMGGVSASFAFLGDIVLTEPNALIGFAGPRVIEQTVRETLPEGFQRAEFLLEKGAVDQIIDRREMKQRIADLITLLRRQDAVSAA from the coding sequence ATGAGCTGGTTAGATAAAATCCTGCCTCCTAAAATCAAACGTGCAGACAAAAACGAATCAAGCGTGCCGGAAGGTTTATGGCACAAATGCCCTTCTTGCTCCGCCACACTTTACTCTACCGACTTACAGCAAAACCTCTACGTTTGCCCCAAATGTAACCACCACAACGCACTGTCTGCACGCGAACGCCTCAATCTTTTATTGGACGAAAGCGGCCACGAAGAAATCGGTGCGCATGTAAAACCCACCGATATTCTGAAATTTAAAGACAGTAAAAAATATCCCGACCGCCTGACTGCCGCCCGCAAAACCACCGGCGAAGACGATGCTTTGGTGGTCATGAAAGGCACATTAAACGGCTTGCCCGTAGTGGTTGCCGCATTTGAATTCCGCTTTATCGGCGGCTCTATGGGTTCGGTAGTCGGCGAGCGTTTCGTTCAAGGTGTGCGCCGCGCAGTAGCAGACAACTGCTCGTTTATCTGCGTTGCCGCTTCGGGTGGTGCGCGTATGCAGGAAGGTTTGAACTCCTTGATGCAGATGACCAAAACCAGCGCGTCTTTACATTTGCTGACCGAGAAAAAATTGCCGTTTATCTCCGTATTAACCGACCCGACCATGGGCGGCGTATCGGCAAGTTTTGCTTTCCTCGGCGACATCGTATTGACCGAACCCAACGCACTCATCGGTTTTGCCGGCCCGCGCGTGATTGAACAAACCGTGCGCGAAACCTTACCTGAAGGTTTCCAACGTGCCGAGTTCCTGCTGGAAAAAGGTGCGGTCGACCAAATTATCGACCGCAGAGAAATGAAACAGCGTATTGCAGACCTGATTACCTTGCTGCGCCGTCAAGACGCTGTGAGTGCTGCATAA
- the trpA gene encoding tryptophan synthase subunit alpha: MSRIQQAFDALGGKKALIPYITVGDPDINTTLALMHSMVENGADIIELGVPFSDPMADGPTIQRAAERALANKVSLKDVLAMVSTFRQKNTVTPVVLMGYLNPIHKMGYAEFARAASESGVDGVLTVDSPVETITTLRDALAQNGLDCIFLVAPTTSEERMAQIGRLASGFVYYVSLKGVTGSTKLDTDEVAAKITVLRRYINIPIGVGFGISDEESARKVAAVADAVIIGSRIVKEIEQNPGKEAESVGALVRNLKAAI; this comes from the coding sequence ATGAGCAGAATCCAACAAGCTTTCGATGCACTGGGCGGTAAAAAAGCCCTGATACCTTATATTACTGTCGGCGATCCCGACATCAATACAACTCTTGCTTTAATGCACAGCATGGTTGAAAACGGCGCCGATATTATCGAACTGGGTGTTCCGTTTTCAGACCCCATGGCAGACGGCCCCACGATTCAACGCGCTGCCGAGCGTGCGCTGGCCAACAAAGTGTCTTTAAAAGATGTTTTGGCTATGGTAAGCACATTCCGCCAAAAAAATACCGTTACGCCAGTTGTCTTGATGGGCTATCTGAATCCCATACATAAAATGGGCTATGCAGAATTTGCCCGAGCAGCATCCGAATCCGGCGTAGACGGCGTATTGACTGTTGATTCTCCCGTAGAAACCATCACTACACTTCGCGATGCTTTAGCGCAGAATGGGCTGGACTGCATCTTTTTGGTTGCCCCAACCACCAGCGAAGAACGCATGGCGCAAATCGGCCGGCTGGCAAGCGGGTTTGTTTATTATGTATCTCTCAAAGGCGTTACCGGCTCGACAAAACTGGATACGGATGAAGTAGCAGCAAAAATTACCGTTTTGCGCCGATATATCAATATACCTATTGGTGTGGGCTTCGGTATTTCAGATGAAGAAAGCGCCCGCAAAGTTGCCGCCGTGGCCGATGCCGTGATTATCGGCAGCCGCATCGTCAAAGAAATCGAGCAAAACCCCGGCAAAGAAGCCGAATCGGTTGGCGCTTTGGTTCGCAACCTCAAAGCCGCCATCTAG
- a CDS encoding FxsA family protein: MQFFGIGFLVLLFLEIMSIVWVADWLGGGLTFLLMLLSFAGGVMMLRHTGISGVLMAGATMRSGKGISLYQMLWPIRYTVAAVLLMSPGFVSLVIALILLLPIKGKPIAQMETFQTGHNPFQYPPKQQNEGDIIEGEYTVTRPSEKDKQNYIEHKPD, encoded by the coding sequence ATGCAATTTTTCGGTATCGGTTTTTTGGTGCTACTGTTTTTAGAGATCATGTCGATCGTTTGGGTGGCAGACTGGCTTGGCGGCGGCTTGACGTTTTTATTGATGCTGTTGAGTTTTGCCGGCGGCGTTATGATGCTGCGCCATACGGGGATTTCCGGTGTATTGATGGCAGGGGCAACGATGCGCAGCGGTAAAGGGATATCGCTGTATCAAATGTTGTGGCCTATCCGTTATACGGTTGCAGCGGTTTTGTTGATGAGCCCGGGCTTTGTGTCTTTGGTCATTGCTCTAATTTTGCTGCTGCCGATTAAAGGGAAGCCGATTGCTCAAATGGAAACTTTTCAAACCGGTCACAATCCTTTCCAATACCCGCCCAAGCAGCAAAATGAGGGAGATATTATAGAAGGCGAATATACGGTTACGAGGCCGTCTGAAAAAGACAAACAAAACTATATCGAACACAAGCCCGACTAA
- a CDS encoding murein hydrolase activator EnvC family protein gives MKTQLTYLLKKILPAATALVLAACAATSSDGPVPEGHYRVQSGDTLYRISQRFGQSVQTLAAWNNLKDPTKIEVGQVLKVRAQGRSQESSRKTQTIAPTNRLTLQWPVSNGSANIIEHYNGSTNKGIDIAGELGMPVRAAAAGKVLYAGEDVRGYGKMVLISHNSSTITAYAHNDSFTVQKGQTVQAGQTIATMGSTDTDRVKLHFEVRINGKAVNPTQYLR, from the coding sequence ATGAAAACACAATTGACTTATTTACTGAAAAAAATTCTTCCTGCCGCAACAGCTTTAGTGCTTGCGGCTTGTGCTGCCACATCTTCAGACGGCCCCGTGCCTGAAGGACATTACCGAGTTCAAAGCGGCGATACACTCTACCGTATCAGCCAGCGTTTCGGGCAAAGCGTACAAACACTGGCCGCATGGAATAATCTGAAAGACCCGACCAAAATCGAAGTGGGGCAAGTGCTTAAAGTGCGTGCCCAAGGCCGCTCTCAAGAAAGTTCAAGAAAAACACAAACCATCGCACCAACCAACCGCCTGACTTTACAGTGGCCGGTAAGCAACGGGAGCGCAAACATCATCGAACACTATAACGGCAGCACCAATAAAGGCATAGATATTGCCGGCGAGCTTGGAATGCCGGTGCGCGCCGCCGCTGCGGGTAAAGTGCTTTATGCCGGAGAAGATGTACGCGGATACGGCAAGATGGTCCTCATTAGCCACAACAGCAGCACCATTACCGCTTACGCCCATAACGACAGCTTCACCGTTCAAAAAGGGCAAACCGTTCAAGCAGGGCAAACCATCGCCACAATGGGCAGCACCGATACCGATCGCGTCAAACTACATTTTGAAGTACGCATTAATGGTAAGGCAGTTAATCCCACGCAGTATCTGAGATAA
- the porB gene encoding trimeric porin PorB, translating into MKKSLIALSLAALPVAAMADVTLYGQIKAGVEISKVKVGSGDQAERSKTATEIADFGSRIGFKGHEHLGSNLNAIWQVENKVSVAGGGEWAGRESFIGLEGGFGKFRAGKLNTQLKDMGTIDPWEYNNNALGLGVFTRTGDRVVSARYDSPVFAGFSANVQYTPRDNANPDDKYDHKVKSKEAYYGGLNYENAGFFAQYGAAFHKNAYSKNGKDKAGQVHRVEAGYDANNLFAGLGYQFTKGVDTVQSYRGALSNGHSLPKDDKATPNVDESKVDNTAAIKTQELAATVAYRFGNVTPRLTYAHGFKAKNVSGNEKIDNTRYHQVVVGADYDFSKRTTAMVSAGWLKAGTGKEKIQNTAGLVGVRHKF; encoded by the coding sequence ATGAAAAAATCTCTGATTGCTTTGTCTTTGGCTGCTCTGCCTGTAGCAGCAATGGCTGACGTAACTCTGTACGGCCAAATCAAAGCTGGTGTTGAAATTTCTAAAGTAAAAGTAGGTTCTGGTGATCAAGCAGAACGTAGCAAAACTGCGACAGAGATTGCCGACTTTGGCTCTCGTATCGGCTTTAAAGGTCACGAGCACTTGGGTTCTAACCTGAACGCTATTTGGCAAGTTGAAAACAAAGTAAGCGTTGCTGGTGGTGGCGAGTGGGCCGGTCGCGAATCGTTTATCGGTTTGGAAGGCGGCTTCGGTAAATTCCGTGCCGGTAAATTGAATACCCAATTGAAAGACATGGGTACCATTGATCCTTGGGAATACAACAACAACGCTTTAGGCTTGGGCGTATTTACCCGTACCGGTGATCGCGTAGTTTCTGCTCGTTACGACAGCCCTGTATTTGCTGGTTTTAGCGCAAACGTACAATATACTCCTCGTGACAATGCTAATCCTGATGATAAATATGACCATAAAGTAAAATCAAAAGAAGCTTACTATGGTGGCTTGAACTATGAAAATGCCGGCTTCTTTGCTCAGTATGGTGCTGCATTCCACAAAAATGCTTATTCTAAAAATGGTAAAGACAAAGCTGGTCAAGTTCACCGCGTAGAAGCTGGTTACGATGCCAATAACCTGTTTGCAGGATTGGGTTATCAATTCACCAAAGGTGTAGATACTGTTCAATCTTACCGCGGTGCTTTGAGTAATGGTCACTCTCTTCCTAAGGATGATAAAGCAACTCCGAATGTTGATGAGTCAAAAGTTGATAATACTGCTGCCATCAAAACCCAAGAATTGGCTGCAACTGTAGCTTACCGTTTTGGAAATGTAACTCCTCGTTTGACTTATGCTCATGGCTTTAAAGCTAAAAATGTTAGCGGCAACGAAAAAATTGATAACACTCGCTACCATCAAGTAGTGGTAGGTGCGGATTACGATTTCTCTAAACGCACTACTGCTATGGTTTCAGCCGGTTGGTTGAAAGCCGGTACTGGTAAAGAGAAAATCCAAAACACTGCCGGTTTGGTTGGTGTGCGTCACAAATTCTAA
- the rpsL gene encoding 30S ribosomal protein S12, which produces MPTINQLVRKGRQKPVYVNKVPALEACPQKRGVCTRVYTTTPKKPNSALRKVCKVRLTNGFEVISYIGGEGHNLQEHSVVLIRGGRVKDLPGVRYHTVRGSLDTAGVKDRKQARSKYGAKRPK; this is translated from the coding sequence ATGCCAACTATCAATCAATTGGTACGCAAAGGCCGTCAAAAGCCTGTGTACGTAAACAAAGTGCCTGCACTGGAAGCTTGCCCGCAAAAACGCGGCGTATGCACCCGTGTATACACTACTACTCCGAAAAAACCGAACTCTGCTTTGCGTAAAGTATGTAAAGTACGCTTGACCAACGGTTTTGAAGTGATTTCATATATCGGTGGTGAAGGTCATAACCTGCAAGAGCACAGCGTAGTGCTGATTCGCGGCGGTCGTGTAAAAGACTTGCCGGGTGTTCGTTATCATACCGTTCGCGGTTCTTTGGATACCGCCGGTGTTAAAGACCGTAAACAAGCCCGTTCTAAATACGGTGCTAAACGCCCGAAATAA
- the rpsG gene encoding 30S ribosomal protein S7, which yields MPRRREVPKRDVLPDPKFGSVELTKFMNVLMIDGKKSVAERIVYGALDQIEKKTGKAAIEVFNEAIANAKPVVEVKSRRVGGANYQVPVEVRPSRRLALAMRWVRDAARKRGEKSMDLRLAGELIDASEGRGGAMKKREEVHRMAEANKAFSHFRF from the coding sequence ATGCCAAGACGTAGAGAAGTCCCCAAGCGCGACGTGTTGCCTGATCCGAAATTCGGTAGCGTTGAGCTGACAAAATTCATGAATGTATTGATGATTGACGGTAAAAAATCGGTTGCAGAGCGTATCGTTTACGGTGCGTTGGATCAAATCGAGAAAAAAACCGGCAAAGCAGCGATCGAAGTGTTTAACGAAGCTATTGCAAACGCAAAACCCGTTGTTGAAGTTAAAAGCCGCCGCGTAGGTGGTGCCAACTACCAAGTTCCTGTTGAGGTTCGTCCTTCACGCCGTTTGGCTTTGGCAATGCGTTGGGTAAGGGATGCAGCTCGTAAGCGTGGTGAAAAATCAATGGATTTGCGCTTGGCTGGTGAGTTGATTGATGCCTCAGAAGGTCGCGGTGGCGCAATGAAGAAACGTGAAGAAGTACACCGCATGGCTGAAGCCAACAAAGCATTCTCTCACTTCCGCTTCTAA